The window cagcccctgttcacattcctgggcagaggtgtcacctccccctccccctcctggctcaggtgacaggttctcaggtctcccctccccagggcacattcccaggtcaacgctcccccctccctgctgagtcacatcgtcacacccccgcccccttctcccGCGTGGTgagcccccccgggaccccccgcccccttctcccGTGTGGTgagcccccccgggaccccccgcccccttctcccGCGTGGTGAGCCCCCCCGGgaacccccgcccccttttcccGCGTGGTGAGCCCCCCCGGgaacccccgcccccttttcccGCGTGGTGAGCCCCCCCGGgaacccccgcccccttttccTGCATGGtgagccccccccggcccctcctgccccccgggattccccctgcccccaggccccccccgccccctgggacccccctgctcccttctcccGCGTGGTGAGCTGCCCCGGACCCCCTCCGgacccccttctgccccctgagaccctcctgcccccttctcccgTGTGGTGAGCCCCGCCgggcccccctctgccccacaggccttgcaaccccccccccccctccacacacacccgcCCCATGGACTGCACCAGCCGGTCTCACCCACTGCCGTTCCCCCCAGGTGCGGGAGATCTGCCTGATGTACACCCGGGGCGTGGACTTTCGCTGGCAGGCCATGGCCCTGCTGGCCCTGCAGGAGGTGAGGGactgggggggtagggggggtcgAAATGGGCTGGAGAAGGAGGGTCCTGGGGGTAGGGGGCCTCGGGGTCCATAGGGCTGCCCCAgcagttgggggggggagtgttCTGGGGGAGGCGTGCTTTGGGCTGTGCCGGAGGGGACGGATTCGGGGGCTGTCGGAGATCTCTCGAGGGGTCTCTGGGGCTGTTTGGGGGGCTGTAAGGGATCCCTCAGGGCGGCtgtttggggggctgtgggggctccctcaggggtgctgtgggggctccccctgacctccccccccacccccaggcagcgGAGGCGTTCCTGGTGCGGCTGCTGGAGGACTCGTATCTCTGCTCCATCCACGCCAAGCGCGTCACCCTCTTCCCCAAGGACATCCAGCTGGCCCGGCGCATCCGCGGCATCCAGGAGGGCCTGGGCTGAGGGGGGCCCCTGAGTCTCCCTgggcccccccgggccccagtgcagcccccagggcttgggctgagGGGGGCTGGACCCGCCCTGCGACCCCCCAGCGCATCGGTGGTATCCACAACAGGCTGGGCGGAGCAGGAACCAGACCTGGAATCCTCCCTGGGGCCCCCTGGAATCCTCCCTGGGGCCCCAACCTGTCCCTGagccctcccccgcagcctccaTCTCACCCCAATCCTCCAGGGAGGTTTTATCtgagcccccttcccctgctctttTTAATCCCCTGATCTCCCCCACAGGGTCCCCCCAGTCTGAGCCTGGGGGCAGGgcaccccaggagtcctgggcctaCCAGCTCCGGGAGGTGGGGGGCTGCACAGGGTTTTAACCTCTGATATTAACTTCTCTCCTGCCCCAGAGccgaccccccccaaccccccggtggagagagggaggcacagcgaaggggggccccagggggaGCCCCctggatcgggggggggggggccaggcCGGTGCGTTGTGTGTATTGTACAGAGCGGCTGCTGTGATGTCAATAAAGTTGGTTTGAACTTGTCCCGgactcccagcccccgcccctgtCTCTCAGCTCCCTGGGGCGACTTCTCGGGGGGGCTGCTCTCTCTCGGGGGTTAAACCATGGGCCCTGccacctcctgggaccccacctctCCGACTCCAGCTGCCTGGCTCTGCGGTGGGCCCCTCGGGGAGTCCCCTTGCTCCCCCATTCCCAGAGGGAGCAACCCCCTTGTCACGGAGGGTGGGGGAgtctgggccctgcacccctcttcctggggttCCCTGGgcctctcagccagccagtaagttccaccacccagccccaaactgagccccagcccctggggctccggctgctccttgtcccctgtccagtgccccctccttccagccgtgcccccatatcccctcccccaacagcccctcctccgccccttgTCTTCCCCTGGCAAACAGGTTACCTGGGCCCCCTCTCTCCTGCCGGTTGTTCCCCCCCGGCTCCCCAGAGGGGCTGGGCCTCTGAGTCCCAGCTGCAGGGCGAGGTCACGCCTGGCCCTCTGCACCAACAAGCCCCCTTCCCCTACCTCCTCACATGcagcactgaagggaaactgaggcacacactgtGCTTATGCTAAGTGCTTGTGCTAAGAAAatcccccactttgtcacaattaaaagaacatgagaacggtcacactgggtcagaccaaaggcctatccagccctgtgtcctgtctgccgacagtggccactgtcaggtgccccagagggaatgaacagaacagggcagttctCGAGGGATCCATCCCCGGTcggccaattcccagcttctggcaaacagaggccagggacaccatctctgcccatcctggctaatagccatccaTAGACCcgtcctccatgaactgatctagttcttttttgaaccatgttatagtcttggccttcacaacatcctctggcaaggagttccacaggttgactgtgcgatctgtgaagaaatgcttccttttgtttgttttaaacctgcggccgattcatttcattgggtgacccctggttcctgtgttatgagaggGAGTCCATAagacttccttatctactttctccacgcCCGTCATGACTGTATAGACCGCAATCCTGTCCCCCCTTAGGTGTCTCTCTTCCAACTGAAAAGTCCCATTAATTAAAGAGTCTTATCAACCCCTCCTCATAGGGCGGCTggtccatccccctaatcattgttgttgccctttcgtggaactttttccaattccaatagatcttttcggagatggggtgaccagatctgcgcgcagtgttcaaggtgtgggcgtcccatggatttcTAGAGAGGCAGCgggatattttctgtcctattatctgtccctttcccagTGGTTCCCAGCTTTGTGTTCGGGGTTGTGGCTGCcgctgcacgttgagtggatgaTTTCCGAGAACTCTCCACGGTGACTCCAAgctctttcttgaggggtaacgGCTAATTCGGACCCCGTCATTTGATGTGTCGAGTTGGGATGATGATTTCCAGCTTGCGTCACTTTGCATTTAGCAACGTGGAAAGTCACCTGCCCGTCTGCTGCCCCGTCACCGGGGTTTGGGGGACCCCGTTGCAGCTCTTCGCAGTCCCCTGGCACGGAACTATCCGGAGTAGTTTCGTATcctctgtaaattttgccacctcgctgtttccccctttttgctgtattggggtggggtgggtaggaggggggtggggagcctgctcagggagggggcagcagctgggggaCGGGATCCTGGaacccatccccccac of the Lepidochelys kempii isolate rLepKem1 unplaced genomic scaffold, rLepKem1.hap2 scaffold_137, whole genome shotgun sequence genome contains:
- the CENPA gene encoding histone H3-like centromeric protein A encodes the protein CSPGLRRRYRPGQRALLEIRKFQKSTNLLISKLPFSRVVREICLMYTRGVDFRWQAMALLALQEAAEAFLVRLLEDSYLCSIHAKRVTLFPKDIQLARRIRGIQEGLG